The window ACCCAGCAGCTCCGACAACTCGGAGACTCGCTGCTCCAGACCGGCGACCCGAACCTCCGCCGCCTGGGCGCGCTCGCCGGCCCGCTCCTCCGCCTCGCAGCCCTGAAAACAACCACATGGTCAGGAGAAGACCTGGACCTGCAAGACCTGCAAGACCTGGATCAGAGTCCCAAAACAATGTCTAGGAAACCAAAAACCTGAGCTGGTTTAGATCAATGTGGATCTAATCTAGTCTTACCTTCCTGGTCTCGATGTGGATCTGGTCTAGTCATACCTTCCTGGTCTCGATGTGGATCTGGTCTAGTCATACCTTCCTGGTCTAAATGTGGATCTGATTTCAATGTGGATCTGGTCTAGTCTTACCTTCCTGGTCTCGATGTGGATCTGGTCTAGTCATACCTTCCTGGTCTCAATGTGGATCTGATTTCAATGTGGATCTGGTCTAGTCTTACCTTCCTGGTCTCAATGTGGATCTGATTTCAATGTGGATCTGGTCTAGTCTTACCTTCCTGGTCTCGATGTGGATCTGGTCCAGTCTTACCTTCCTGGTCTCAATGTGGATCTGGTTTCAATGTGGATCTGGTCTAGTCATACCTTCCTGGTCTCAATGTGGATCTGGTTTCAATGTGGATCTGGTCTAGTCTTACCTTCCTGGTCTCGATGTGGACCTGGTCTAGTCTTGATGTGGACCTGGTCTAGTCTTACCTTCCTGGTCTCGATGTGGACCTGGTCTAGTCTTGATGTGGACCTGGTCTAGTCTTACCTTCCTGGTCTCGATGTGGACCTGGTCTAGTCTTGATGTGGACCTGGTCTAGTCTTACCTTCCTGGTCTCGATGTGGACCTGGTCTAGTCTTGATGTGGACCTGGTCTAGTCTTACCTTCCTGGTCTCGATGTGGACCTGGTCTAGTCTTGATGTGGACCTGGTCTAGTCTTACCTTCCTGGTCTCGATGTGGACCTGGTCTAGTCTTGATGTGGACCTGGTCTAGTCTTACCTTCCTGGTCTTGATGTGGACCTGGTCTAGTCTTGATGTGGACCTGGTCTAGTCTTACCTTCCTGGTCTCGATGTGGACCTGGTCTAGTCTTGATGTGGACCTGGTCTAGTCTTGATGTGGACCTGGTCTAGTCTTACCTTCCTGGTCTCGATGTGGACCTGGTCTAGTCTTGATGTGGACCTGGTCTAGTCTTGATGTGGACCTGGTCTAGTCTAACCTTCCTGGTCTCGATGTGGACCTGGTCTAGTCTTGATGTGGACCTGGTCTCGATGTGGACCTGGTCTAGTCTTGATGTGGACCTGGTCTAGTCTTACCTTCCTGGTCTCGATGTGGACCTGGTCTAGTCTTGATGTGGACCTGGTCTAGTCTTACCTTCCTGGTCTTGTTGTGGACCTGGTCTAGTCTTGATGTGGACCTGGTCTAGTCTTGTTGTGGACCTGGTCTAGTCTTACCTTCCTGGTCTCGTTGTGGACCTGGTCTAGTCTTGATGTGGACCTGGTCTAGTCTTACCTTCCTGGTCTCGATGTGGACCTGGTCTAGTCTTACTTTCCTGGTCTCGTTGTGGACCTGGTCTAGTCTTGATGTGGACCTGGTCTAGTCTTGTTGTGGACCTGGTCTAGTCTTACCTTCCTGGTCTCGTTGTGGACCTGGTCTAGTCTTGATGTGGACCTGGTCTAGTCTTACCTTCCTGGTCTCGATGTGGACCTGGTCTAGTCTTACTTTCCTGGTCTCGTTGTGGACCTGGTCTAGTCTTGATGTGGACCTGGTCTAGTCTTGTTGTGGACCTGGTCTAGTCTTACCTTCCTGGTCTCGTTGTGGACCTGGTCTAGTCTTGATGTGGACCTGGTCTAGTCTTACCTTCCTGGTCTCGATGTGGACCTGGTCTAGTCTTACTTTCCTGGTCTCGTTGTGGACCTGGTCTAGTCTTGATGTGGACCTGGTCTAGTCTTGTTGTGGACCTGGTCTAGTCTTACCTTCCTGGTCTCGATGTGGACCTGGTCTAGTCTTACCTTCCTGGTCTCGATGTGGATCTGCTGCTCCAGGTGGCTCTTCAGCTCCGTCAGTTGTCGCTGCAGTTCGTCCACTCTGGGATCAGGTCTCTTCTGGTCCTCCTCGGCGGCCTGCAGTCGTCTCCTCAGCTGGTCTCGTTCCTCCCTCGCCTGGTTCAGGTGCGCCTCAGACTCCGCCTCCCGGTCCACGGCCTGTGATGTCACCAGGAGTGCGGCGGCGGCGTCCTGGAGGCGGAGCTCGGCGTCCTGCCGCaggtctctctcctgctgcAGGATCCTCTGCAGCTCGCGGAGCTGCTGCACGTGGTCGCCCTGCTCCTGCTCGCGCTCGTGCTGCTGCGTGATGATGCGAGCGCGGCTCTCcgccagctgctgctgcagggctCGAAGCTCCGCCTCCTGCTGCGAGGTCGCGGCGCCCAGACGGTCCTGGAGctcctccacttcctgtttcagCTGACGCTTGTCGGCCTGGAAGCTCGCCTCCATCCGAGACTTCTCCTGCGTCACCGTGGCGAGGGCGCCGGTGAGCGTGCTCAGTTGGTTTTTCAGCTGGGCGACTCGGCGGTCCGCCTCCGTGCTGAGAGGAGGCGTGGCCTGCTGCTCCGGCGCTGCCACGCCGCTGTCGGCCTCGCCGTCGGACCGCGTCAGAGTCTACGGGAAGAAAGTCATTGTGTTAGAGTCCAATCGTCCTCTTCGTACGACTTTCAAAGACTTCGTACAACTTTAAATACTTCGTACGGCTTCTACCCAAACAGAGGAATTCGTGTCATTACTATGTGGGTAATAAATGTTTATGATTTTGAGTTTTGAAAACGTACCATTGAGCCGGACTTTCCTGGTTCTCCCGGGTCCTCCTCGCTCTGGTCCCCTCTGGTGGTCTCAGTGGGCGTGTCCACGGACGCCGCCGTGTCCACGGACGCCGCCGTGTCCACACTGTCCTCGCTGTGCAGCGAGCAGCCGTCGTCCGGGAGGTCGGAGGCGGCGGTAGCGTGCTGGCCGTGCTGGTTCAGGTCCACCTCCTGGGTTACAGTCAGGACCTTCAGACTGGCCTCCAGGGCCTCCTTCTCCTTCAGGAGACTCTTGTAGGCCCGGACCACGTCCTTGAAGCGGCTCTGGTACTGGACCAGCTGCTTCTTCTGGGACTCGATGGTGTCCAGCAGCTCCTTCCTGCCGGGACCGCCCCCGAAACTCATCCCAAACTTCTCCATGACGATGGGGGTCTGCAGGTCCGGTCAGTCCGGATCCGTCAGCACCAGGACCGGTTCCGGCTGGTCTGAACCTGGTCAAAACATTTGAGATGATCAGTCATCGGATTATGGAAAAACAGGAActatgaaattattattttcacacCAAACCTAAACTTCATTAACAAAACATTCACATTACTGACAATaactcattaaaaatgtattttaaatatatataaataatgagaATATGTTTagaccctctggagtctccaaaagctccaaagcatgacttcgtcatgacatccagacgtaaaaacaagcaaaaaaagacacaaaaagacttacaaagacacaaaatgagttaaaaaagacaaaatgactaaaaaagacacaaaatgaccaaaaaacaaacaaacagatgacacaaaatgataaaaaaagacacaaaattaccaaaaagacacaaaatgaccaaaattattacgctaaacacaaagagccaaatcaaacagagtcccagtagaataaaaaccagagttgatgacatgatcacacaatcacaagatcacatttatgttggtttttctttgtttttcctttttggttcaaaatgttgatccagtaagtcagaataaaaaaataaattattttcaggtcatataggtgaaaaaaatataccaacatggcatttaaacatttattaagtggtgaatacaggcaggatgaaatggattcagactccagagggttaacaaaacattcacattactgacaataactaaataaaatttaattttatatttatataaataatgagaatgtttaaatcacaatatacaaaatcaatattacaaataaatctaaataaaataatttaaaaaaacatgtttacatgactAAATATTGACAATTAGAAATGTGTCTACATatttaaaggaaaataatagtattaaaaataaataacagaaacatttttaataaactaaagaaaataaaaacaattaaaagaaaagctGAACTCGTATTAATTAATACTTAAcgctgtaaaataaacaaatactcTGAACACGAAGTTTAATCTTCGAACATTAACACTTCTCCTCCCGGTTCTTACCGTGTACCGGTTTACCGGGACCGCCGGCCTGAACGGACTCAGAGATCCGgattaatttagtttatttgatctgaaaacactgaaataaaCTGTCAGCCAGCAGCCGCCATGTTGATCTGAACCGGAAGAGGAGCCGGAGGAGGGGCGGGaacctgatgctgcgttcaaaACAgtcaggaaaaacaacaactcaacttgtttgttttgtttgttcatgtCGGACTGGCGAATTGTCAATATTTAggacataaaaaatactttattttatatttatggatggatgatgaccaaatgaccaaaaatagatttaaaatgactaaaaaagacacaaaatgaccaaaaatgacaaaaaaaaaaagacacaaaatgaccaaaaatagatgtaaaaatgactagaaaaaaagacacaaaatgaccaaaaatagatgttaaattatcaaaaaatgatcaaaaaagacacaaaatgaccaaatatatcCATacgggtgattctcatgaacatggtgcagctcagaGCAAAAATCGAAGAGCATTGgataaatattttctttgaccctttataacatatacaatctaaagtcactgtttaatatgaatttataatctttttaaaaatgttcttacatttttagagacactgtgagcaaggttataatagttttggatttttcattagttttccttttaatttcgttgtgaatttttgttttcagattcagttagttttattgagtttttagagtgagtttgctagttttaatgaatttttattttccgtaaaatacttagttttagtttagtttttatcagttgtagtttagtttttattagttgtagtttagtttttatcagttgtagtttagtttttattagttttagtttagtttttattagttgtagtttagtttttattagttgtagtttttttgtaatggggtatttgttgggtccagattcaataaggtcacaataaatgtttcctttatttcctttgtctgatccatctcagccccaataagtttattaagtcataaaaccagatagatgaaatagatttcatatcaaccaaaaaggtttacggatgaaacaagttgacaaagacgaaaacgaaggacattttcactataatttagttagttttgtaaccacacaatacagtttcagttagttatcttttttttttaaactctcgtttttatttttatttcagttaacgaaaatgttttttcaaatctagttttagttattttgttagttttcgttaactacagTAATTTtgatataaacatattttaatactccatacatgtaatgtaatgctgcGTCCTGAATCTCCCGTCTTTCCAGGGGTCCATGAATGCAGCACGCTTTTTTTTTAACGCAGTGACGTCATTTGTTCCGCGTTGGCCTGGACGTGGCACCGAGGAGGAGCTCCGGTCTGTCCCCGGTCTGTTTCCCGGTCTGTCCCCCGGTCTGTCCCCGGTTCTTCTCTGGTCCGAGCTCCGGTTCTTCTCTGGTCCGAGCTCCGGTTCTTCTCTGGTCCGAGCTCCGGTTCTTCTCTAGTCCGAGCTCCGGTTCTTCTCTAGTCCGAGCTCCGGTTCTTCTCTAGTCTGAGCTCCGGTTCTCCTCCTGGTGAAGATGGGCCTGACCATCTCGTCTCTGTTCTCCAAGTTCTTCGGGAAGAAGCAGATGAGGATCCTGATGGGTGAGCGGCTAGGCTAACTAGCTCCAAGGCTAGGCTAACTAGCTCCAAGGCTAGGCTAACTAGCTCCAAGGCTAGGCTAACTAGCTCCAAGGCTAGGCTAACTAGCACCAAGGCTAGGCTAACTAGTTTCAAGGATAGGCTAACTAGCTCCAAGGCTAGGCTAACTAGCTCCAAGGCTAGGCTAACTAGCTCCAAGGCTAGGCTAACTAGTCTGAACCCTCTGATATTAATGTCCAGTCAGACATATTGGACGCTGTGTTCacttactaaactaaaactggagCTGAAAATAGTACAGATAGATGCTAACAAAGCTAGCTCCAGGAGGCTAAGAGCTAAGAGGTGATGATGCTGTCAGCTGTTATTAATCTTTATGTGTTCAGGTTTAAAGTGAGAAACAACAGTTTCCTGCTGGTTAACAGCTGCTGTATGAAGCTGTTTGAGTTAAATATTTGGCTGTTTTAACGGGGTCATCCTGGTGCTCCCGGGACGCGGAACATAggactttttttctaaaaaaggtcctatgttccccaaaAAGGTTTCTATgctcccctgtagcaatacacaCCGGGGAGCATGGGACCCTTTTttggaaaaacagggaacataggacccttttttagaaaaaagctcctatgttccctgtttttccgaaaaagggtcctatattcccctgtagcaatatataccggggaacataggaggttttttctaaaaaaagggtcctatgttcccctgtagcaatacataccggggaatataggacccttttcccaaaaaaggtcctatgttcccagtttttcccaaaaagggtcccatgttcccagtttttcccaaaaagggtcctatgttccctgtagcaatacataccgggtcttatgttcccctgtagcaatacaattattgtttattaatgttttacagtgtggagctgacgtctgtgtttgtgttcccAGTTTTTCCAAAAAACctcctatgttccctggtatgtattgctacaggggaacataggaccctttttgggaaaaactgggaacataggaccttttttgggtATGTTCCTCTGTAGCAAtactacaggggaacataggacccttttttaaagtaaaaaggtcctatgttcccctgtaggtCAAACTCAGTTTTCAGCTGTTTGAGATTTTGaagttttaagttgttttttctctaGTGGTTCAGTTTTCTACACTTTTCGTCTGATTCTCTGTCTGGTATCTTCTGGTTTCAGTCGGTTTGGACGCAGCTGGAAAAACAACGATCCTGTACAAACTGAAGCTGGGAGAGATCGTCACCACCATCCCAACCATCGGTAACAAACCTGTAACAAACCTGtaataaatctgtaaattattgtttattaatgttttacagtgttgaGCTGAAGCCTGTTTGTGTTCAGGGTTTAATGTGGAGACGGTCGAGTACAAGAACATCTGTTTCACAGTCTGGGACGTCGGTGGTCAGGACAAGATCCGTCCTCTGTGGAGACACTACTTCCAgaacacacaggtacacacccACAGCTACACACAGCTACACAACCAGaaatgtttattgtatttaaatgaattaaatccatgttgttgttgctaCCGTTGATGTTGTTGTTAGCGTCTCTCGGTttaaatatccatccatccaactccTCCACTTATCTCGGAAgacaaaagaaccacatcatctgcaaaaagcagagatgtaattctaaggtcaccaaaccagATGTTGGCTCAGCATGCCCGGTTCAAACAGAATACCTTATTGCTGGTTATActtgttataaaaataaataaataatttaaatgttaatgtgtttcttgtttgttgttaataaaataaagattaaataaacgTTTCGGACATTAAAAACTGAATGTTTCAGAAAGTAAAATGAACAAAGTcactttattgattttattaatgaaacttaaatatatattgatgtAAATGTCTTACCTTCGTAAACGACACAGTACTGACAGGAAGTAGAACAGGgcagtgacctctgacctgtgtGCAGGGTCTGATCTTCGTGGTGGACAGTAACGACAGAGAGAGAGTAACAGAGTCGGCAGAGGAACTCTCTAAGATGGTGAGTaacacaaacaggaagtgagttctgttagcatgttagcttaaGAGATTACATGATTCATTATAGAAATAcgccattttgtttcctctctgttcTATGTGAGCTCATTTAATTAtcagtgtgacatcatcagtcaCATGACTCTGTAGCTGTATCACGTCATCAGACATGTGACTCTCTGTAGATCCAGGAGGACGAGCTGAAGGAGGCGGTTCTTCTGGTGTTTGCTAACAAACAGGATCTTCCAAACGCCATGGGAGTCAGTGAACTCACCGACAAACTGGGCCTGCACAGCCTGCGCAGCAGAACTGTAAGGATCAATACATCAGTGATCAGTGATCAATACATCAGTGATTAATACATCAGTGATCAATACATCAGTAATCAGTGATCAATACATCAGTGATTAATACATCAGTGATTAATACATCAGTAATCAGTGATCAATACATCAGTGATCAATACATCAGTAATCAGTGATCAATACATCAGTGATTAATACATCAGTGATCAATACATCAGTGATCAATACATCAGTGATTAATACATCAGTAATCAGTGATCAATACATCAGTGATAAATACATCAGTGATTAATACATCAGTAATCAGTGATCAATACATCAGTGATTAATACATCAGTAATCAGTGATCAATACATCAGTGATACATCAGTGATCAATACATCAGTGATTAATACATCAGTAATCAATACATCAGTGATCAATACATCAGTAATCAGTGATCAATACATCAGTGATTAATACATCAGTGATCAAGATGTTGATgttgtctctacctgtctcacctgtattctacctgtctcacctgtattCTACCTGTAttctacctgtctcacctgtattATACCTGTCTCACCTATAttctacctgtctcacctgtattctacctgtctcacctgtattCTACCTGTAttctacctgtctcacctgtattctacctgtctcacctatattctacctgtctcacctgtattctacctgtctcacctgtattCTACCTGTAttctacctgtctcacctgtattATACCTGTCTCACCTATAttctacctgtctcacctgtattctacctgtctcacctgtattATACCTGTAttctacctgtctcacctgtattcttcctgtctcacctgtccagTGGCATGCCCAGGCTACCTGTGCGACCCAGGGTACAGGTCTGTACGAGGGACTCGACTGGCTGTCCAATGAGCTGTCCAAACGCTAGACCACCTGACAGGAAGCTGTGATGTCATCGAGGTGTACAGACtgaagaagaagatttttaaattatacctgtagcaggaagtgatgtcatggACTCTGAGCtcttctgttgttttctttttttcttttaatacgCATGTTGTAACTCAATCATGTGACAGGAAGTCAGGGGGCGGGGATACCTACAGGTGACTGAAGGGGGCGGGGATACCTACAGGTGACTGAAGGGGGCGGGGATACCTACAGGT of the Centropristis striata isolate RG_2023a ecotype Rhode Island chromosome 22, C.striata_1.0, whole genome shotgun sequence genome contains:
- the LOC131960734 gene encoding ADP-ribosylation factor 4; this encodes MGLTISSLFSKFFGKKQMRILMVGLDAAGKTTILYKLKLGEIVTTIPTIGFNVETVEYKNICFTVWDVGGQDKIRPLWRHYFQNTQGLIFVVDSNDRERVTESAEELSKMIQEDELKEAVLLVFANKQDLPNAMGVSELTDKLGLHSLRSRTWHAQATCATQGTGLYEGLDWLSNELSKR